One Microcaecilia unicolor chromosome 8, aMicUni1.1, whole genome shotgun sequence DNA window includes the following coding sequences:
- the LOC115476686 gene encoding uncharacterized protein LOC115476686 has protein sequence MYRLWTMVLFYGLLIPAQSVTLLDSATARPQVQNLGNGHLTSEKSYGAVGDQFNVPGSQQYNADRNQDGGKDQPSAVGAVNVAKHAGDGTRSLTSLLLNSHRARRIARGLLGGVNTLGATGADSGTLLTGYNKDVLSSVGSGSVRNTLDDVTVSAASAPKTAALLGNLLGGNGGLLGGLTGSAVGADSGSLLGGVTNAATGGIAKGVLSGVTNGVVDGVTGGAVSGLTNGALNGGSGGLLGAVTNAVVGGIAEGVVDGITKSLVDGVAGGAVSGLANSVVGGSSGGLLDSVTNGVVGSIAEGVVDGITKSLVDGVTGGAVSGLTNSIVGGSSGGLLDSVTNGVVGGIAEGVVNGITKSLVDGVAGGAVSGLTNGIVGGSSGGLLDSVTNGVVGGIAEGVVDGIAKSLVDGVAGGAVSGLTNGVVGGSSGGLLGSVTNGVVGNIAGAALNGVTGGAGNGLTNGILGGGSGGLLGSATNGVLGGLTGGALGGLTNNLVGGSSGGLLDSVTNGVVGNIAGAALNGVTGGPGNGLTNGILGGGSSGLLGSATNGVLGGLTGGALGGLTNNLIGGATGGILDGVVGSNGLVGNILGGKDSLLSNVVGPGGALGGILGGNGGLIGNVLGGKGGLLNGVVGSNSLIGNILGGKDGLLGKILDGDGGLLGGLLGSDGILPKVLGGLVGSDGLLVGLLEAIRSPKGLLGGNLCGEGLLGSILGPKSLLGSVLGGKRCLLDGVLGPKGLVGGVLGSENGLVDGLLGQKSLLGGVLGSEGGLLDGLLGPKGLLGGVVGGNDGLLGAILGKDGLVGQLLGNNGLIGQLFSNDGILGQLLGKDGLLGHLLGFSTKLLLSERGLLGKGGELGPLEDIPSLKILDITAPKVSLIPLFGNRMQLSLQSQMEVGGQNPMGQNLHTSVGVSITAVTHMTTDKDGSPKLIAENCQATFGDINVKLQNGVQGNVPQLLQPLLNKVLPEVMCPVTDIMVALLNGMLSVVSATFPLGPNGALQYTPKGLLLNIPTAYGQKMCYV, from the exons ctactgCAAGACCACAGGTTCAAAATCTTGGAAATGGACATCTTACTAGTGAAAAATCATATGGTGCTGTTGGAGATCAATTCAATGTTCCTGGAAGTCAACAATACAATGCTGATAGAAATCAAGATGGTGGTAAAGATCAACCTAGTGCTGTTGGTGCTGTAAATGTTGCAAAACATGCTGGAGATGGGACTAGAAGCTTAACTTCTCTATTACTGAATAGTCATCGTGCTAGAAGGATAGCTCGTGGGTTACTTGGAGGTGTTAATACACTTGGTGCTACTGGAGCTGATTCTGGCACTTTACTTACTGGATATAATAAAGATGTGCTTAGTAGTGTAGGCAGTGGCAGTGTCAGAAACACGCTAGATGATGTTACTGTGAGTGCTGCTAGTGCTCCTAAAACAGCTGCTTTACTTGGTAACCTACTTGGTGGTAATGGAGGCTTACTTGGTGGTTTGACTGGTAGTGCAGTTGGAGCTGATTCTGGAAGTTTGTTGGGTGGTGTTACTAATGCTGCAACTGGTGGAATTGCTAAAGGTGTACTAAGTGGTGTTACCAATGGTGTAGTTGATGGAGTGACAGGAGGAGCTGTAAGTGGGCTAACTAATGGTGCACTTAATGGTGGTTCAGGAGGTTTGTTAGGTGCTGTTACTAATGCTGTAGTTGGTGGTATTGCTGAAGGTGTGGTGGATGGTATTACTAAAAGTTTAGTTGATGGAGTGGCTGGAGGAGCAGTAAGCGGACTAGCTAATAGTGTAGTTGGTGGTAGTTCTGGAGGTTTGCTAGATAGTGTTACTAATGGTGTTGTTGGTAGTATTGCTGAAGGTGTGGTGGATGGTATTACTAAAAGTTTAGTTGATGGAGTGACTGGAGGAGCAGTAAGTGGGCTAACTAATAGTATAGTTGGTGGTAGTTCTGGAGGTTTGCTAGATAGTGTTACTAATGGTGTAGTTGGTGGTATTGCTGAAGGTGTGGTGAATGGTATTACTAAAAGTTTAGTTGATGGAGTGGCTGGAGGAGCAGTAAGTGGGCTAACTAATGGCATAGTTGGTGGTAGTTCTGGAGGTTTGCTAGATAGTGTTACTAATGGTGTGGTTGGTGGTATTGCTGAAGGTGTGGTGGATGGTATTGCTAAAAGTTTAGTTGATGGAGTGGCTGGAGGAGCAGTGAGCGGGCTAACTAATGGTGTAGTTGGTGGTAGTTCTGGAGGTTTGCTAGGTAGTGTTACTAATGGTGTAGTTGGTAATATTGCTGGAGCTGCACTCAATGGTGTTACTGGAGGAGCAGGTAATGGGCTAACTAATGGTATACTTGGTGGTGGTTCTGGTGGATTACTGGGCAGTGCTACTAATGGTGTACTTGGTGGCCTTACTGGAGGAGCTCTGGGTGGATTAACTAATAATTTAGTAGGTGGTAGTTCTGGAGGTTTGCTAGATAGTGTTACTAATGGTGTAGTTGGTAATATTGCTGGAGCTGCACTCAATGGTGTTACTGGAGGACCAGGTAATGGGCTAACTAATGGTATACTTGGTGGTGGTTCCAGTGGATTACTGGGCAGTGCTACTAATGGTGTACTTGGTGGCCTTACTGGAGGAGCTCTGGGTGGATTAACTAATAATTTAATAGGTGGTGCTACTGGAGGCATTCTTGATGGTGTAGTAGGCTCAAATGGTCTTGTTGGAAATATTCTTGGTGGCAAAGATAGCCTTCTTAGCAATGTAGTTGGGCCTGGTGGAGCTCTTGGTGGTATTCTTGGTGGGAATGGTGGCCTCATTGGAAATGTCCTTGGTGGAAAAGGTGGCCTTCTTAATGGTGTAGTAGGTTCTAATAGTCTTATTGGAAATATTCTTGGTGGCAAAGATGGCCTTCTTGGTAAAATTCTTGATGGTGATGGTGGCCTGCTTGGAGGACTACTAGGTTCAGATGGCATTCTTCCAAAGGTTCTTGGTGGTCTAGTTGGGTCAGATGGGCTTCTTGTAGGACTTCTTGAGGCTATACGTAGCCCAAAAGGTCTTCTTGGAGGCAATCTTTGTGGTGAGGGTTTACTTGGTAGCATTCTTGGACCAAAAAGCCTTCTTGGAAGTGTTCTTGGTGGTAAGAGGTGTCTTCTTGATGGTGTACTTGGTCCAAAAGGCCTTGTTGGGGGTGTTCTTGGCAGTGAGAATGGCCTTGTTGATGGCCTGCTTGGCCAAAAAAGCCTTCTTGGAGGTGTTCTTGGCAGTGAGGGTGGCCTTCTTGATGGCCTACTTGGCCCTAAAGGCCTTCTTGGTGGTGTTGTTGGTGGTAATGATGGGCTCCTTGGAGCTATACTTGGAAAGGATGGGCTTGTAGGACAATTGCTTGGCAACAATGGTCTTATTGGGCAACTTTTTAGCAATGATGGCATTCTAGGACAGTTACTTGGTAAAGATGGACTTCTAGGACACCTACTTGGATTTAGTACCAAACTGCTTCTTTCTGAACGTGGCTTACTTGGCAAAGGAGGTGAACTTGGCCCACTTGAAGACATCCCAAG cTTAAAAATCCTTGATATTACGGCACCCAAAGTGTCATTGATACCTTTATTTGGCAACAGGATGCAGCTGTCTCTACAAAGTCAAATGGAGGTTGGTGGCCAGAA CCCTATGGGTCAGAACCTGCATACCTCAGTGGGTGTAAGCATTACAGCAGTGACCCACATGACTACAGACAAAGACGGAAGCCCCAAGTTAATTGCGGAGAATTGTCAGGCTACCTTTGGAGACATTAACGTCAAGCTTCAGAATGG TGTGCAAGGAAATGTTCCACAGTTACTGCAGCCCCTTCTTAATAAGGTCTTGCCAGAGGTG